TGTTCTTCTCCCCGGGGAAGCCATCCTGACGACTGCCGTGGGTGGGAAGAGCCGGGATGGCATGTGccatgttggcggcggctATGTATGGTAGTGCTATTGACGTTTTTTGAGGACATCACATCGAGGGTTATGGCGCGCTTCCGGCATCGGCCCTCATTCAATGTGATGGCCATGACAACCGAGAGTCTCAATGTCACGCATGAATGAGCCATTCTTTTTAATTTCTTAGAAAGCCAGCAtcatacatacatacagGAAAGGGTATTTATTATTGGTTGTCCACTACAGGACGTCTACATGAATCCTCAAAGGGCCGCCAGAACCGCCGGGGCTCTACAACGCCTGCTCAATCGTGGCAAAGCCCTTGACAAACTCCGCCTGCACCGACTTGAGGTTCTTGATCTCCTCGGGGAGCACGTCGTCCCTCCACCACTCGAACCACGCCCCAATCTCCTCAAAGTTGGCGTCCTCCAGGCCGAGCCACTCGCTCAGCTTCTCGTGCCACAGCGGGAACACCTccgcgacgaggacctcgcccAGCACCTTGGGCGTCAGAATGTCACACCACTGCAGCACGCCCGTGAGCATCGGGAGGTACGGCTCCTGGTCGCTCGGGTCGACCCGGAAGTTCCTGCGCAGGTAGCGTCCCATGGCGGGGAGCACATGGCTCATGATCAGCGGACGCCActggtcgccgaggacgtcgcgCCACTGCTCCAGCCCGGGGATGACGCCGCGGTCAAACTCCCAGACGTCGATCAGCTGCCTGTACTTCCTCCGCACCTCGGCCACCAGCCCCGTGCCCTTGGGCTCGAGGTGGTACGACGGCAGGTACTGGAGCCAGGGGAACAGCCAGAGGTGAGGCAGCTTGTGGCTCTgccgcttcttcttcgggTTCCATTCGCCCACCGCCGTCTCCAGCTtgcggacgacggcgtcgagaaaCTGCGCTCGCACGAACGGGGGCAGCAGGTCTGTCCAGGCCTCCAGGACGGCCAGGAGCGGCGCCGGGTTGAAGACGTCCCAGTCGCGGACGGCCGACATGGCCCTCGTGTACCAGAGCTTGTACATCATGGTCTCGTagggcgtcgtcgccttTTGGTGCTGGCGGTAGAGGTCGTTGGCGTGGAGGCCCGTCGAGTCCCATTTGTTCATCGTCTTGTGGCCCTCGCCCGACTTTGTGAGGATGCCTCCCAGACCCTTGAGTTCTGCGGCATACCGCGTTGGCTGCTCCAACAGGTTCCAGTCGGGCTCGCGGAAGAAGGGATGGATGGCCGCGACAGCGAGGTCCGCAATCTCTTCGGTGGCTGGTCCAATgtgctggactgccttctCCAGGCAACGGATGACATCGTCCCATTCGGTGGCCAAGGGCAACTCGTTGGTGACGATGTTGGAAAAGACCTGTAGCCTGCCCAAGTCCGAGGCGAGGTCCGCCATCTCCTGCTCCCTCTCGCGAAGTTCCAGGTCGACCCATGTCTTGCGCTCCTCCAAGTTCCTCCACTCCTCCGAGAAAGCTGCCAGATCAGCGTGTGCTCTCTTGACTAGCTTGCGAGCAGCCGCCACCTCGGGAGACTCGACGACTGCAGAGGAGGTCGGCGTCAGGAGCCCAGACGCAGTGGTCAGAAGCTTGTTGCCCGGTCCTGTCATGTCGAGAATGGGAGCGAAAGCCTCGGGTATGTGAAGGCCAGGGGCGGACTTCTTgatctcctcggccgtcatgTACTTGGGCTTTTGTCGTTTCGGGGTGCtgacgctgctgccgccTGCGCTGGcggttttcttcttccgttctctcttcctcttcttttcttcctcttccgaATCGATCACCTCCTCGCCTCGTAACTTGGCCTGtcgcttctcctccttcttctcgtgcTCCGACTTCTCCTTCACCGcaccgagaccgacgccCTGCGGTCGGAGGTGCGCCTCGATGATGACGCTTCGGCCCTGTCCTTCTCTTCCGAGACCATCTCCTTCCTTGTACCCCATCTTTGCCATCATCCGGGCGCCGAAGGACTTGGGATTGGGCTTCGCCTTGCCCTTTGGGCCGAACGCACTGGGGTGGGCCACCTTTGGCGGGGGAGGTGCATCTTGGACGTCGGCTCGCAAGACGGGCACGTTCGCGGACGACGGCACGAAGCCACGGCCGAGGGGGTTTTTGCCGTCGAACTTGGTCTTGGCGAACGGTCGAGTGGGAGGAGCGGTAGCTACCGCTGCGCCCTGGTCGGTCTCTTCGTGCTGGGCGGGCTTGAAGCCTAAACCGCGCTGGGCTCCGCCGAATCCCAAGCCGACTCCGCcaacctcgtcttcgtcttcatcttcgtcatcgtcatcgtcgttgccgtcgttgTTATCGTTTGAGTCGTCCGAGTATTCCTTGGTGTTTGCACTGTtcgcctcgtcgtcatcttggTCGAGTGTGGTGGCGCCCGTGGA
This genomic interval from Colletotrichum higginsianum IMI 349063 chromosome 9, whole genome shotgun sequence contains the following:
- a CDS encoding Tuftelin interacting protein 11, which translates into the protein MASFPTFDPSRLTKKAATHYSSESEEDDDDDYLAPVADPSQGDDFGDLNPRKRRRVGNTKESAALGIFGSDSEDDGPGRRWKKKTLRSKGMSFVSTGATTLDQDDDEANSANTKEYSDDSNDNNDGNDDDDDEDEDEDEVGGVGLGFGGAQRGLGFKPAQHEETDQGAAVATAPPTRPFAKTKFDGKNPLGRGFVPSSANVPVLRADVQDAPPPPKVAHPSAFGPKGKAKPNPKSFGARMMAKMGYKEGDGLGREGQGRSVIIEAHLRPQGVGLGAVKEKSEHEKKEEKRQAKLRGEEVIDSEEEEKKRKRERKKKTASAGGSSVSTPKRQKPKYMTAEEIKKSAPGLHIPEAFAPILDMTGPGNKLLTTASGLLTPTSSAVVESPEVAAARKLVKRAHADLAAFSEEWRNLEERKTWVDLELREREQEMADLASDLGRLQVFSNIVTNELPLATEWDDVIRCLEKAVQHIGPATEEIADLAVAAIHPFFREPDWNLLEQPTRYAAELKGLGGILTKSGEGHKTMNKWDSTGLHANDLYRQHQKATTPYETMMYKLWYTRAMSAVRDWDVFNPAPLLAVLEAWTDLLPPFVRAQFLDAVVRKLETAVGEWNPKKKRQSHKLPHLWLFPWLQYLPSYHLEPKGTGLVAEVRRKYRQLIDVWEFDRGVIPGLEQWRDVLGDQWRPLIMSHVLPAMGRYLRRNFRVDPSDQEPYLPMLTGVLQWCDILTPKVLGEVLVAEVFPLWHEKLSEWLGLEDANFEEIGAWFEWWRDDVLPEEIKNLKSVQAEFVKGFATIEQAL